In Deltaproteobacteria bacterium, a single window of DNA contains:
- a CDS encoding IMP cyclohydrolase, whose product MSELKVMYRTVMEDHFPENLTISFGDQQLLYRKRTWKLADEKTGELIEKGLRYGENPGQEAALYELVNGNLVLGDCRFIEPHLGLVSAIDEAAMIQAGKHPGKINLTDIDNALNIIKFLTAKPAVVIVKHNNPCGVAYGESLAAAYDRANMADRIAAFGGAAVFNRPVDRATAELVTQNYLEVLAAPEFDPGAVDLLKKSKDLRIIRIARFDRLAELVSRRFVDFKSLVDGGLIVQQSPLNAILSTSDFKPAVTIYQGQEYRIKRPPSHDELEDLLFGWQVEQGVTSNSVLYVKDGVTVGIGTGEQDRVGVAEIAIYKAYTKYADALCFRHYGLPYKNLELEVLAGKRPQAQQEEIDAQTQADKGGLIGAAMISDAFFPFRDGVDVAIRQGIRAIAHPGGSLRDFESIQACNEADPPVTMVFTGQRAFKH is encoded by the coding sequence ATGAGCGAACTCAAGGTGATGTATCGTACCGTGATGGAGGACCATTTTCCCGAGAACCTGACCATCAGCTTCGGCGACCAGCAACTGCTCTACCGCAAACGGACCTGGAAACTGGCGGATGAGAAAACCGGCGAATTGATCGAAAAGGGCCTGCGCTATGGCGAAAATCCGGGCCAGGAGGCCGCCCTCTATGAACTGGTCAACGGCAATCTGGTGCTGGGCGACTGCCGCTTTATCGAACCCCATCTGGGCTTGGTAAGCGCCATTGATGAGGCGGCGATGATCCAGGCCGGGAAACATCCGGGCAAAATCAACCTTACTGATATCGATAATGCCCTGAATATCATTAAATTTTTGACCGCCAAACCCGCGGTCGTGATCGTCAAGCATAATAATCCCTGCGGGGTGGCCTATGGGGAGTCTTTGGCCGCAGCCTATGACCGGGCCAATATGGCCGACCGCATCGCCGCCTTTGGGGGGGCCGCGGTATTTAACCGGCCGGTAGATCGAGCCACCGCCGAACTGGTAACTCAGAACTATCTGGAGGTCCTGGCGGCGCCGGAATTCGATCCGGGGGCTGTAGATCTTCTCAAAAAGTCCAAGGACTTAAGGATCATCCGGATTGCCCGTTTTGACCGGCTGGCGGAGTTGGTCAGCCGCCGTTTTGTAGATTTCAAAAGCCTGGTTGACGGCGGTCTGATCGTCCAGCAATCGCCCCTGAACGCCATTTTAAGCACGAGCGATTTCAAACCCGCAGTAACCATTTATCAGGGGCAAGAATATCGCATCAAACGGCCGCCCAGCCACGACGAATTGGAAGATCTGCTCTTTGGCTGGCAGGTGGAGCAAGGAGTGACGTCTAATTCCGTGCTTTATGTTAAAGATGGCGTCACCGTGGGCATTGGCACCGGCGAGCAGGATCGGGTCGGAGTAGCGGAAATCGCTATTTATAAAGCCTATACCAAGTATGCCGATGCCCTGTGTTTCCGGCACTATGGTTTGCCTTATAAAAATTTGGAACTGGAGGTTCTGGCCGGGAAGCGCCCCCAAGCGCAACAGGAAGAGATCGATGCCCAGACTCAGGCGGATAAAGGCGGGCTGATCGGCGCGGCCATGATTTCCGATGCCTTCTTCCCCTTCCGCGACGGGGTCGACGTGGCCATCCGTCAGGGCATCCGGGCCATTGCCCATCCCGGCGGCTCCCTTAGAGACTT